In Streptomyces sp. NBC_00078, the following proteins share a genomic window:
- a CDS encoding DEAD/DEAH box helicase: MPRKQRLRPHQVEAVDAVVRALGSPASGELADVAVRAQVIAPPGAGKSLIAVYAAQALRAERVLVLVPTLDLLGQMVGVWRAGGRGGRLFGVCSEREKAAVGVQCTTDAGELAGWLSGGGRVTVFATYAAAGLGVLERAHAAGGGRWDLMVVDEAHRTAGVLGKPWAVVHDDRRLPAVRRLYMTATPRVWEVPGLEGSAGGAGQLVASMDDEEIFGPVVYRLTMSEAIERGLIAQYQVVCVDIADPQLSAVRLVGAEAFSDEVRGVRLAALQTAVLKTAAEHRLRRVLTFHHRTSEAEAFAGGLGRVAAALWEADAGSFAEPEAVWADWLCGEHRAVHRRQVLETFSAGVVEDAVMELCVLSSARVLGEGVDTAACDAVVFVDARGSTPDVVQAVGRALRMHPGEGKVASLVVPVFLEPGEEPDEMLASRSYTHLVKVLTALRAHDAEAVEQLAAPQSPSRKESSATGGTAAVSGAAQGLLRFSTARDPVQLAAFIRARVLRPEGEYWRRGLQAAIAYASDQGHLRVPYGYTTPDGFALGVWIAKQRVAYRQGTLAEERVKELDAAGMVWSHLEVAFSEGLAAARGWAEEHGHLLAPTEATWQGHPLGIWLRDQRATARRERAAQNGPEEGRASGQRDRVRRWRELEMIDPAWCPAWDIAWQRCFHLARAHVNGGGKLPVVPGELVVQGEDLGRWAGAQRTAAVWDGLLPAQQWLLTEVLHLTPGQAQPQAGLAPGRQRAAGRTRAQMWADNLAAARQYHQREGHLNVPRQHVESVDGDDRTLGVFIANCRARKQRLAPERVQELNAVGMKWG, translated from the coding sequence TGGTGCCCACGCTCGATCTGCTGGGTCAGATGGTGGGTGTGTGGCGGGCTGGTGGGCGGGGCGGTCGGTTGTTCGGGGTGTGTTCCGAGCGGGAGAAGGCTGCTGTGGGGGTGCAGTGCACCACGGATGCGGGTGAGTTGGCGGGGTGGCTCTCAGGCGGAGGGCGGGTGACGGTGTTCGCCACGTATGCGGCGGCGGGTCTGGGTGTGCTGGAGCGTGCTCATGCCGCCGGTGGGGGGCGTTGGGATCTGATGGTGGTGGATGAGGCGCACCGGACGGCGGGGGTGTTGGGGAAACCGTGGGCTGTGGTGCATGACGATCGGCGGCTGCCGGCGGTGCGGCGGTTGTACATGACGGCGACTCCGCGGGTGTGGGAGGTGCCCGGGCTGGAGGGTTCAGCTGGTGGGGCGGGGCAGTTGGTGGCGTCGATGGACGATGAGGAGATTTTCGGGCCGGTGGTGTACCGGCTGACGATGTCGGAGGCGATCGAGCGGGGGCTGATCGCGCAGTACCAGGTGGTCTGTGTGGACATTGCTGATCCGCAGCTGTCGGCGGTGCGGTTGGTGGGTGCGGAGGCGTTTTCGGATGAGGTGCGGGGGGTGCGGTTGGCGGCCTTGCAGACGGCGGTTTTGAAGACTGCTGCGGAGCACCGGCTGCGGCGGGTGCTGACGTTTCATCACCGGACGAGTGAGGCGGAGGCTTTCGCCGGCGGGTTGGGGCGGGTGGCCGCGGCGTTGTGGGAGGCCGATGCGGGGTCGTTCGCGGAGCCGGAGGCGGTGTGGGCGGACTGGCTGTGTGGGGAGCATCGGGCGGTGCACCGGCGGCAGGTGCTGGAGACCTTTTCCGCGGGGGTGGTCGAGGATGCGGTGATGGAGCTGTGCGTGCTGTCGTCGGCGCGTGTGCTCGGCGAGGGGGTCGATACCGCGGCGTGTGATGCGGTGGTGTTCGTGGATGCGCGGGGCTCGACGCCGGATGTGGTGCAGGCGGTGGGCCGGGCGCTGCGGATGCATCCCGGGGAGGGCAAGGTGGCCTCGCTGGTGGTGCCGGTGTTTCTGGAGCCGGGTGAGGAGCCGGACGAGATGTTGGCTTCGCGGTCGTACACGCATCTGGTGAAGGTGCTGACCGCGCTGCGGGCGCACGATGCCGAGGCCGTCGAGCAGCTCGCCGCCCCTCAGTCCCCCAGCCGGAAGGAGTCCTCGGCCACTGGTGGGACGGCGGCGGTCAGCGGGGCGGCGCAGGGGCTTCTGCGGTTCTCCACGGCCCGTGATCCGGTGCAGTTGGCGGCGTTCATCAGGGCGCGTGTGCTGCGGCCCGAGGGCGAGTACTGGCGGCGGGGGCTGCAGGCCGCTATCGCCTACGCCTCTGATCAGGGGCACTTGCGGGTTCCCTACGGGTATACGACTCCCGATGGTTTCGCGTTAGGGGTGTGGATCGCCAAGCAGCGCGTCGCCTATCGCCAGGGCACTCTGGCCGAAGAGCGGGTGAAGGAGCTGGATGCGGCCGGGATGGTGTGGTCGCATCTCGAGGTGGCCTTCTCCGAGGGCTTGGCTGCCGCGCGCGGCTGGGCGGAGGAGCATGGGCACCTCCTGGCCCCCACGGAGGCAACCTGGCAGGGCCACCCGTTGGGGATCTGGCTGCGTGACCAGCGTGCCACCGCGCGACGGGAACGAGCGGCGCAGAACGGGCCTGAGGAGGGCCGGGCATCGGGACAGCGTGATCGTGTGCGGCGGTGGCGGGAGCTGGAGATGATCGACCCCGCTTGGTGCCCCGCCTGGGACATCGCCTGGCAGCGGTGCTTCCACCTCGCTCGCGCCCATGTCAACGGCGGTGGGAAGCTACCCGTTGTGCCCGGGGAGCTCGTCGTCCAGGGCGAGGACCTCGGGCGGTGGGCCGGCGCCCAGCGCACCGCTGCCGTATGGGACGGCTTGCTGCCCGCGCAGCAGTGGCTGCTCACGGAAGTCCTGCACCTGACGCCCGGCCAGGCGCAGCCTCAGGCAGGACTTGCGCCGGGCAGACAGCGAGCCGCGGGTCGGACGCGGGCGCAGATGTGGGCCGACAACCTCGCCGCCGCCCGCCAGTACCACCAGCGGGAAGGACACCTGAACGTCCCCCGCCAGCATGTGGAGAGTGTGGACGGCGACGACCGTACGCTGGGAGTGTTCATCGCCAACTGCCGAGCCCGCAAGCAACGTCTGGCACCTGAGCGGGTGCAGGAGCTGAATGCTGTCGGGATGAAGTGGGGGTGA